In the genome of Gordonia rubripertincta, one region contains:
- a CDS encoding amino acid ABC transporter permease: MNDASLWESMGPQLWPAFWVTIQLTFYSAIGSLVWGTILAAMRVSPVPVMRGFASVYVNVVRNTPLTLVVLFCAIGLYQNLGLTFAPTIKSNNFWLAVLAFVLYTSTFVCETLRSGFNTVPLGQAEAARSLGMPFTQVFGIIVLPQAIRSVIGPMGSVLIALTKNTTVASVIGVAEAAALMKTEIETFSDQLFVIFGVIAVGFMIITLTEGAVFGYLAKRLAVKR; encoded by the coding sequence ATGAATGACGCCTCTCTGTGGGAGAGCATGGGCCCCCAGCTGTGGCCTGCCTTCTGGGTGACCATCCAGTTGACCTTCTATTCGGCGATCGGCTCACTGGTCTGGGGCACGATCCTCGCCGCGATGCGGGTCTCCCCCGTTCCGGTGATGCGCGGCTTCGCGAGCGTCTACGTGAACGTCGTCCGCAACACCCCGTTGACGCTCGTCGTGCTGTTCTGTGCGATCGGTCTGTACCAGAACCTGGGGCTGACCTTCGCGCCGACGATCAAGTCCAACAACTTTTGGCTCGCGGTCCTCGCGTTCGTCCTCTACACGTCGACGTTCGTCTGTGAGACGCTCCGCTCGGGCTTCAACACGGTGCCCCTCGGGCAGGCGGAAGCGGCCCGGTCGTTGGGCATGCCGTTCACCCAGGTGTTCGGGATCATCGTGTTGCCACAGGCCATCCGGTCGGTCATCGGCCCGATGGGCAGCGTGCTCATCGCGCTGACGAAGAACACCACGGTTGCCTCGGTCATCGGCGTCGCGGAGGCCGCGGCCCTGATGAAGACCGAGATCGAGACCTTCTCCGACCAGCTGTTCGTGATCTTCGGCGTCATCGCCGTGGGCTTCATGATCATCACCCTCACCGAGGGAGCCGTCTTCGGCTACCTCGCCAAGCGACTGGCGGTGAAACGATGA
- a CDS encoding regulatory protein RecX — MNEASSPERTDPDRTQKKGPSAWDSALRLLGVRARSRHEMRERLTRKGFDTDTVDEVMARLDKHQLLDDTDFAAEWVRSRSLNSGKGRVALRHELRTKGISESIIAETLADIDPDDEREIAAGLVERKLTPAVVERVVADRAEREKTLRRLAGFLVRRGYSQSLAFDVVGEALGALDDA, encoded by the coding sequence ATGAACGAGGCATCAAGCCCCGAACGAACGGACCCCGACCGGACGCAGAAAAAGGGACCCAGCGCATGGGACTCCGCACTGCGGCTGCTCGGGGTCCGTGCGCGTTCACGGCACGAAATGCGGGAGCGGTTGACCCGCAAGGGATTCGACACCGACACCGTCGACGAGGTGATGGCGCGGCTCGACAAGCACCAGTTGCTCGACGACACCGACTTCGCCGCGGAATGGGTGCGTTCCCGTTCTCTGAACTCCGGTAAGGGACGCGTGGCGCTCCGTCACGAACTGCGCACCAAGGGGATTTCGGAGTCGATCATCGCCGAGACCCTCGCCGACATCGACCCCGACGACGAACGCGAGATCGCCGCCGGGCTCGTCGAGCGGAAACTGACGCCGGCGGTCGTCGAACGCGTCGTCGCCGATCGTGCCGAACGCGAGAAGACCCTGCGCCGCCTGGCCGGATTCCTTGTGCGGCGCGGCTATTCGCAGTCGCTGGCGTTCGACGTGGTGGGGGAGGCGCTCGGCGCGTTGGACGATGCCTGA
- the recA gene encoding recombinase RecA codes for MAPAPQDREKALDLALAQIDKNFGKGSVMRLGEETRQPIEIIPTGSIALDVALGIGGLPRGRVVEIYGPESSGKTTVALHAVANAQAQGGIAAFIDAEHALDPDYAAKLGVDTDALLVSQPDTGEQALEIADMLIRSGALDILVIDSVAALVPKAEIEGEMGDSHVGLQARLMSQALRKMTSALSQSKTTAIFINQLREKIGVMFGSPETTTGGKALKFYSSVRLDVRRIETLKDGTDAVGNRTRVKVVKNKVAPPFKQAEFDILYGQGISKEGSLIDMGVAEGFIRKSGSWFTYEGDQLGQGKENARKFLLENVDIRDEIEKKIKEKLGIGATVDADDVAPAPVEF; via the coding sequence ATGGCACCTGCGCCTCAAGACCGTGAGAAGGCCCTCGATCTGGCTCTCGCGCAGATCGACAAGAACTTCGGTAAGGGCTCGGTGATGCGCCTGGGCGAGGAGACCCGCCAGCCGATCGAGATCATCCCGACCGGTTCGATCGCACTCGACGTCGCCCTCGGTATCGGTGGTCTGCCCCGCGGCCGCGTCGTCGAGATCTACGGTCCGGAGTCCTCGGGTAAGACGACGGTGGCGCTGCACGCCGTCGCCAACGCCCAGGCCCAGGGCGGTATCGCCGCGTTCATCGACGCCGAGCACGCGCTCGACCCCGACTACGCCGCCAAGCTCGGTGTCGACACCGACGCCCTGCTCGTGTCGCAGCCCGACACCGGTGAGCAGGCGCTCGAGATCGCCGACATGCTGATCCGGTCCGGCGCGCTCGACATCCTGGTCATCGACTCGGTGGCCGCACTCGTGCCCAAGGCCGAGATCGAGGGCGAGATGGGCGACAGCCACGTCGGTCTGCAGGCCCGCCTGATGAGCCAGGCGCTGCGGAAGATGACCTCCGCGCTGAGCCAGTCGAAGACCACCGCGATCTTCATCAACCAGCTGCGCGAGAAGATCGGCGTGATGTTCGGTTCCCCCGAGACCACCACGGGCGGTAAGGCTCTCAAGTTCTACTCGTCGGTGCGCCTGGACGTCCGCCGTATCGAGACCCTCAAGGACGGCACCGACGCGGTCGGCAACCGTACCCGCGTGAAGGTCGTCAAGAACAAGGTCGCGCCGCCGTTCAAGCAGGCCGAGTTCGACATCCTCTACGGCCAGGGCATCAGCAAGGAGGGCTCGCTGATCGACATGGGTGTCGCCGAGGGCTTCATCCGCAAGTCCGGCTCGTGGTTCACCTACGAGGGTGATCAGCTCGGCCAGGGCAAGGAGAACGCCCGCAAGTTCCTGCTCGAGAACGTCGACATCCGCGACGAGATCGAGAAGAAGATCAAAGAGAAGCTCGGTATCGGCGCCACTGTCGACGCCGACGACGTCGCCCCGGCACCGGTCGAATTCTGA
- a CDS encoding DUF3046 domain-containing protein, producing the protein MRLTEFNELMTTEFGVTRADSILVDHVLTEFAGRTGAQAIDEGVDPRDVWVAICRDFDVPRPRW; encoded by the coding sequence GTGCGCCTGACCGAGTTCAACGAACTGATGACCACCGAATTCGGTGTGACCCGGGCGGATTCGATCCTCGTCGACCACGTGCTCACCGAGTTCGCCGGCCGCACCGGTGCGCAGGCGATCGACGAGGGCGTCGACCCGCGCGACGTCTGGGTCGCCATCTGCCGCGACTTCGACGTGCCGCGTCCGCGGTGGTGA
- a CDS encoding glycosyltransferase, with translation MHVALVAGSDAGHAFPAFALAERFVAAGHRATVYTGLNWSAAARRRGMDIAELPGLVATDVDDDADAGDKLSARAARMAQLLAPVLSEAGADLVVSDVITVCGGWAAQLNGLPWIELSPHPLYLPSRGLPPIGSGLAPGTELRGRLRDALMRAATATSIRKGERQRAAARVSIGLPAVDDGPSARFVATLPGLEVARPDWPVDTHLVGPLLWEPTDDVFDRPDGDEPLVVLAPSTAETGAADMVGGVLEALSERVLGRRVRVVVSGLHRPSADDLARFGGDAPAPITAGLGRQDEVLAHARVLICGSGHGILAKAMTAGVPVVAVPGGGDQWELANRLQRAGAGRWVRPLTVSGVAEAVRAVLDDPGHTRCAERIGASGADTVDPVAVAERRVGLCA, from the coding sequence GTGCATGTCGCACTTGTCGCGGGTTCTGATGCAGGACATGCCTTTCCGGCCTTCGCCCTCGCCGAGCGGTTCGTCGCGGCGGGGCACCGGGCAACGGTCTACACCGGACTGAACTGGTCGGCGGCCGCGCGTCGCCGCGGTATGGACATCGCCGAACTCCCGGGCCTCGTGGCCACGGATGTCGACGACGACGCCGACGCCGGGGACAAGCTCAGTGCCCGTGCGGCGCGGATGGCGCAACTGCTGGCACCCGTGCTGTCCGAGGCCGGCGCCGATCTCGTCGTCTCCGACGTCATCACCGTGTGCGGGGGATGGGCGGCGCAGCTCAACGGCCTGCCGTGGATCGAGTTGTCGCCCCACCCGCTGTACCTGCCGTCGCGTGGGCTTCCGCCGATCGGGTCGGGTCTCGCTCCCGGAACCGAACTCCGCGGTCGCCTCCGGGATGCGCTGATGCGTGCTGCAACCGCGACCTCCATCCGCAAGGGCGAACGGCAGCGCGCCGCCGCACGGGTGTCGATCGGTCTACCTGCCGTCGATGACGGCCCGTCCGCGCGGTTCGTGGCCACTCTGCCCGGTCTCGAGGTGGCGCGCCCCGACTGGCCCGTCGACACCCACCTGGTCGGCCCCCTGCTGTGGGAGCCCACCGACGACGTCTTCGACCGCCCCGACGGTGACGAACCGCTGGTGGTGCTCGCACCGTCGACGGCCGAGACCGGCGCCGCGGACATGGTCGGTGGGGTGCTCGAGGCGTTGTCCGAACGGGTACTGGGCCGTCGCGTCCGTGTCGTGGTCTCCGGGCTGCACCGCCCGTCGGCCGACGACCTCGCCCGCTTCGGTGGGGACGCGCCCGCCCCGATCACCGCGGGACTGGGACGGCAGGACGAGGTGCTGGCCCACGCCCGGGTACTCATCTGCGGCTCCGGACACGGGATTCTCGCGAAGGCGATGACCGCCGGGGTGCCGGTGGTCGCGGTACCCGGTGGCGGCGATCAGTGGGAACTGGCCAACCGCCTCCAGCGTGCGGGTGCCGGCCGGTGGGTACGCCCGCTCACGGTCTCCGGCGTCGCCGAGGCCGTCCGCGCGGTCCTCGACGACCCCGGCCACACCCGGTGCGCCGAACGAATCGGAGCGAGTGGCGCCGACACCGTGGATCCCGTTGCGGTCGCCGAACGTAGGGTGGGGCTGTGCGCCTGA
- the pspA gene encoding phage shock protein PspA, with protein sequence MANPFVKLWRYLTALGNAKIDEHADPKVQIQQAIEDAQRQHQALSQQAASVIGNQRQLEMKLNRQLEDIERLQANTRQALTLADQAAAAGDTQKATEYTNAAEAFAAQLVTAEQSVEDLKSLHDQSLQAADQAKKAVERNAMILQQKLAERSKLLSQLEQAKMQEQVSASLNQMSELSVPGNTPSLDQVRDKIERRYANALGSAELAKNSVQGRMQEVEQAGIQMAGHSRLEQIRASMRGDALPSAGATAPPLQKGQPATQATPPTTEPPAQN encoded by the coding sequence ATGGCGAACCCGTTCGTGAAGTTGTGGCGCTACCTGACGGCACTCGGTAACGCGAAGATCGACGAACACGCCGACCCGAAGGTCCAGATCCAGCAGGCGATCGAAGATGCTCAGCGTCAGCATCAGGCGCTGTCGCAGCAGGCCGCCTCGGTCATCGGCAACCAGCGACAGCTCGAGATGAAGCTCAACCGGCAGCTCGAGGACATCGAACGCCTGCAGGCGAACACCCGCCAGGCACTGACGCTCGCCGATCAGGCCGCAGCCGCCGGGGACACCCAGAAGGCCACCGAGTACACGAACGCCGCCGAGGCCTTCGCGGCCCAGCTGGTGACCGCCGAGCAGAGCGTCGAAGACCTCAAATCACTGCACGACCAGTCGCTGCAGGCCGCCGACCAGGCCAAGAAGGCCGTCGAGCGGAACGCGATGATCCTCCAGCAGAAGCTCGCCGAGCGCTCCAAGCTGCTCAGCCAGCTCGAGCAGGCGAAGATGCAGGAGCAGGTCAGCGCATCGCTCAACCAGATGAGCGAGCTGTCGGTGCCCGGCAACACCCCGAGCCTCGACCAGGTACGCGACAAGATCGAGCGCCGCTACGCCAATGCCCTCGGTTCGGCCGAGCTGGCGAAGAACTCTGTCCAGGGCCGTATGCAGGAGGTCGAGCAGGCCGGCATCCAGATGGCCGGCCACTCGCGCCTCGAGCAGATCCGCGCCAGCATGCGCGGCGACGCCCTGCCGTCCGCCGGTGCCACCGCACCGCCGCTGCAGAAGGGCCAGCCGGCGACGCAGGCCACCCCGCCGACCACCGAGCCGCCCGCGCAGAACTGA
- a CDS encoding helix-turn-helix domain-containing protein, whose protein sequence is MAMLLREALGDSLRRVRTQQGRTLREVSTGARVSLGYLSEVERGQKEASSELLAAICDALDVEIADLLLDVGHAMRPAETVAPEVAEAGLTATKVVIPAPAGRRDATALAAA, encoded by the coding sequence ATGGCGATGCTCTTACGTGAGGCGCTCGGCGACAGCCTTCGTCGGGTCCGCACGCAGCAAGGTCGGACCCTGCGTGAGGTGTCCACCGGTGCACGCGTGAGTCTCGGTTACCTCTCCGAGGTCGAGCGCGGTCAGAAGGAGGCCTCGAGCGAACTGCTCGCGGCGATCTGTGACGCACTCGATGTGGAGATCGCCGACCTCCTCCTCGACGTCGGACACGCGATGCGTCCCGCCGAGACCGTGGCCCCGGAGGTCGCCGAGGCCGGGCTCACCGCGACCAAGGTGGTCATCCCCGCACCTGCCGGACGCCGCGACGCGACAGCACTGGCCGCTGCCTGA
- a CDS encoding amino-acid N-acetyltransferase — translation MSPVSPEPAEPESAADPVAPEPTTGDVVVRRARTSDVPRIKELIDKYAGRILLEKNLVTLYESVQEFWVGELDGQVVGCGALHVLWADLGEVRTVAVDPTFSGRGIGHKIVGRLMEIARELELSRVFVLTFETSFFARHGFSEIQGTPVTREVFEEMCRSYDTGVAEFLDLSYVKPNTLGNTRMLATIEQE, via the coding sequence ATGTCCCCCGTCTCCCCGGAGCCCGCCGAACCCGAATCTGCGGCGGATCCCGTTGCGCCCGAACCGACTACTGGCGATGTCGTGGTGCGACGCGCGCGTACCTCGGATGTGCCGCGCATCAAGGAACTGATCGACAAGTACGCGGGCAGGATCCTCCTGGAGAAGAACCTCGTCACCCTCTACGAGTCCGTGCAGGAGTTCTGGGTCGGCGAACTCGACGGGCAGGTCGTCGGCTGCGGGGCGCTCCACGTGCTGTGGGCCGATCTCGGCGAGGTCCGCACGGTCGCGGTCGACCCCACGTTCTCCGGACGCGGGATCGGTCACAAGATCGTCGGCCGGCTGATGGAGATCGCCCGCGAACTCGAACTGTCCCGCGTGTTCGTGCTGACCTTCGAGACGAGCTTCTTCGCCCGGCACGGCTTCAGCGAGATCCAGGGCACCCCGGTCACGCGGGAGGTGTTCGAGGAGATGTGCCGCTCCTACGACACCGGCGTCGCCGAGTTCCTCGACCTGAGTTATGTCAAACCCAACACCCTGGGGAACACCAGGATGCTGGCCACCATCGAGCAGGAGTGA
- a CDS encoding YciI family protein: protein MPYFAVQYTYRPAKAALRDQHRRLHREWLGEENKAGNVLIAGPYPDGSGALIIISAADLEAAEAFLANDPFQAHQAVDAVRIDEWNQVFGPF from the coding sequence ATGCCCTATTTCGCCGTCCAGTACACCTACCGTCCGGCCAAGGCCGCACTCCGCGACCAGCACCGGCGGCTACACCGGGAGTGGCTCGGCGAGGAGAACAAGGCGGGCAACGTGCTCATTGCCGGCCCGTACCCGGACGGGTCGGGCGCGCTGATCATCATCAGCGCGGCCGACCTCGAGGCCGCCGAGGCCTTCCTCGCCAACGACCCGTTCCAGGCGCACCAGGCCGTCGACGCCGTGCGGATCGACGAGTGGAACCAGGTCTTCGGACCGTTCTGA
- a CDS encoding TerC family protein, which yields MDVSVSVWLITVAVILGLFVFDFFSHVRVPHAPSLRESAVWSTIYISIAVVFGVFVWWKWGGTFGGEYFAGYVTEKALSVDNLFVFVIIMARFAVPPEYQQKVLLLGIVMALGMRGIFIAVGAAAINAYSWVFYLFGAFLIFTAVKLIRESDDPVEHEVERESRLERFVKRFLRTHDTYDGDKLFTRVNGRRLATPMLMVLIVIGFTDVLFALDSIPAIYGLTSEPYLVFTANAFALMGLRQLYFLLGGLLDRLVYLSVGLSIILAFIGTKLVLHALHENTLPFVNGGEHVSVPEISTPVSLSVIIGVLVITTVASLVKSRSAAAKNQAQT from the coding sequence GTGGATGTATCTGTATCCGTGTGGCTGATCACCGTTGCGGTGATCCTCGGATTGTTCGTGTTCGACTTCTTCTCCCACGTACGCGTACCCCATGCGCCGTCACTGCGGGAATCGGCCGTCTGGTCGACGATCTACATCTCGATCGCCGTCGTCTTCGGCGTGTTCGTGTGGTGGAAGTGGGGCGGCACCTTCGGCGGGGAGTACTTCGCCGGCTACGTCACCGAGAAGGCGCTCTCGGTGGACAACCTCTTCGTGTTCGTCATCATCATGGCGCGCTTCGCCGTCCCACCGGAGTATCAGCAGAAGGTGTTGCTGCTCGGCATCGTGATGGCGCTGGGTATGCGCGGCATCTTCATCGCCGTCGGCGCGGCCGCGATCAACGCCTACAGCTGGGTGTTCTACCTCTTCGGCGCGTTCCTGATCTTCACCGCGGTCAAGCTGATCCGCGAGAGCGACGACCCCGTCGAACACGAGGTGGAGCGGGAGAGCCGGCTCGAACGGTTCGTCAAGCGATTCCTGCGCACCCATGACACCTACGACGGCGACAAGCTGTTCACCCGGGTCAACGGCAGGCGGCTCGCGACCCCGATGCTGATGGTGCTCATCGTCATCGGTTTCACGGACGTGTTGTTCGCCCTCGACTCCATCCCCGCGATCTACGGCCTGACCTCGGAGCCGTACCTGGTGTTCACCGCGAACGCGTTCGCGCTGATGGGTCTGCGTCAGCTCTACTTCCTGCTCGGCGGCCTGCTCGACCGACTCGTGTACCTCTCGGTCGGCCTGTCGATCATCCTCGCGTTCATCGGTACCAAGCTGGTGCTGCACGCCCTGCACGAGAACACGCTGCCGTTCGTGAACGGCGGCGAGCATGTGAGCGTCCCGGAGATCTCGACACCGGTGTCGTTGTCGGTGATCATCGGGGTCCTCGTGATCACGACCGTCGCGAGCCTGGTGAAGAGCAGGTCGGCGGCCGCGAAGAATCAGGCGCAGACCTGA
- a CDS encoding DNA translocase FtsK, translating into MASKASTGTRTSASGARTSGTRSGGKSTGRSAGSAARSGASRSGKGTASKSSTRTGSTRSGTGKSGSSRASSRSASTGSRSRQSATATPRRRNTAASAEPVDLHRRSVAAAGASAVGKGIGAGWSLFARGVGSAARVGSGVGRGPRTESRPFDDDFDLDAVDADDDHDDDFDADGAPGSRGQASRGQGHSHRRDGVALGLLALGLLFAASVWFGAAGPVGAFIEALIRAIVGSAAVIVPVALVVVAIMLMRRPPAPERRGRYLGGGALVVLPLLGIMHLIAGSPLDLPGRSSAAGFVGFAIGTPLTTGVTAWVSVPILLLCIAFGVLILSGRTVREVVDAAAGYLGLGVPGADDAPWESDLDWDEDAENYEDPDFGDPAADADDDDAFGSRANRRSYSPNPYDNYPPDETPSRPVSRSRRKPAKVAEEPIEEAVTENFADAYTEPFGDNAADDQTTEVIEPPARPAAARRTTPAARPAPKPAPVPDPEPELDDEAFAPSEPAGEGDYILPPPHLLLEGDPPKAGTSANDEMIDRMTGVLEQFKIDAAVTGYTRGPTVTRYEVELGPGVKVEKITALQRNIAYAAATDNVRLLAPIPGKSAVGIEVPNADREMVRLADVLSASSTRKDKHPLVIGLGKDIEGDFVSANLAKMPHLLVAGSTGSGKSSFVNSMLVSLLSRATPDQVRMILIDPKMVELTPYEGIPHLITPIITQPKKAAAALAWLVEEMEQRYQDMKASRVRHIDDFNAKVRSGEITTPLGSERVYKPYPYILAIVDELADLMMTAPRDVEEAIVRITQKARAAGIHLVLATQRPSVDVVTGLIKTNVPSRLAFATSSLTDSRVILDQPGAEKLIGMGDGLFLPMGANKPIRMQGAYISDEEIAAVVDFTKEQAEPEYTEGVTAAKAGEKKDIDSDIGNDLDDLLQAIELVVSSQFGSTSMLQRKLRVGFAKAGRLMDLMETRGVVGPSEGSKAREVLVKPEDLAGVIASITGGGGDDDSAED; encoded by the coding sequence ATGGCTTCGAAGGCAAGCACGGGTACGCGCACGTCCGCGTCTGGGGCGAGGACATCCGGCACACGGTCGGGTGGCAAGAGCACCGGACGGTCCGCCGGGTCGGCTGCACGCTCGGGCGCGAGCCGGTCGGGCAAGGGGACCGCGAGCAAGTCGTCGACCCGAACCGGTTCCACGCGCTCCGGTACGGGCAAATCCGGGTCGTCGCGCGCGTCGAGCCGTTCCGCGAGCACCGGGTCCCGATCCCGGCAGTCCGCCACCGCGACGCCGCGCCGCCGGAACACCGCTGCCTCGGCCGAGCCGGTCGATCTGCACCGGCGTTCCGTGGCCGCCGCCGGCGCTTCTGCGGTGGGGAAGGGGATCGGCGCGGGCTGGTCGCTGTTCGCCCGCGGTGTCGGCAGCGCGGCTCGCGTGGGTTCCGGCGTCGGCCGTGGACCGCGCACCGAGTCGCGTCCGTTCGACGACGACTTCGACCTCGACGCCGTCGACGCGGACGACGACCACGACGACGACTTCGACGCCGATGGTGCGCCCGGTTCGCGGGGACAGGCCTCACGGGGGCAGGGTCACAGTCATCGCCGGGACGGCGTGGCGCTGGGCCTTCTCGCGCTGGGTCTGCTGTTCGCAGCCAGTGTCTGGTTCGGTGCCGCCGGACCCGTCGGCGCCTTCATCGAGGCGCTGATCCGCGCGATCGTCGGCTCTGCGGCGGTCATCGTGCCGGTGGCGCTCGTCGTGGTCGCGATCATGCTGATGCGACGTCCCCCGGCACCCGAGCGCCGTGGTCGCTACCTCGGCGGCGGTGCCCTGGTGGTGCTGCCGTTGCTGGGCATCATGCATCTCATCGCCGGTTCACCGCTGGATCTGCCGGGCCGTTCGTCGGCGGCGGGTTTCGTCGGTTTCGCCATCGGCACGCCGCTCACCACAGGCGTCACCGCCTGGGTGTCGGTGCCGATCCTGTTGCTGTGCATCGCTTTCGGAGTCCTGATCCTCAGTGGACGGACGGTACGTGAGGTCGTCGACGCTGCCGCCGGATACCTCGGACTGGGTGTTCCCGGCGCCGACGACGCGCCGTGGGAGAGCGACCTCGACTGGGATGAGGACGCCGAGAACTACGAGGATCCCGACTTCGGCGATCCCGCGGCGGACGCCGACGACGATGACGCCTTCGGCTCCCGCGCGAACCGTCGCTCGTACTCGCCGAACCCCTACGACAACTACCCGCCCGACGAGACCCCGTCGCGGCCGGTGAGCCGGTCGCGCCGCAAGCCGGCCAAGGTCGCCGAGGAGCCGATCGAGGAAGCGGTCACCGAGAACTTCGCCGACGCCTACACCGAACCGTTCGGCGACAATGCCGCCGACGACCAGACGACCGAGGTCATCGAACCGCCGGCCCGCCCGGCAGCTGCGCGGCGTACGACGCCGGCCGCGCGCCCGGCTCCGAAGCCGGCACCCGTCCCCGATCCGGAACCCGAGCTCGACGACGAGGCGTTCGCACCGTCGGAGCCGGCCGGCGAGGGCGACTACATCCTGCCGCCCCCGCACCTGCTGCTCGAGGGTGATCCGCCGAAGGCCGGCACCAGCGCCAACGACGAGATGATCGACCGGATGACCGGTGTCCTCGAGCAGTTCAAGATCGATGCGGCGGTCACCGGTTATACCCGCGGACCGACGGTCACCCGCTACGAGGTCGAGCTCGGGCCGGGCGTGAAGGTGGAGAAGATCACCGCGCTGCAGCGCAACATCGCCTACGCCGCGGCGACCGACAACGTCCGCCTGCTCGCGCCGATCCCCGGCAAGTCCGCGGTCGGTATCGAGGTGCCCAACGCCGACCGTGAGATGGTCCGTCTGGCCGACGTCCTCAGTGCGTCGTCGACCCGGAAGGACAAGCATCCGCTCGTCATCGGTCTCGGCAAGGACATCGAGGGCGACTTCGTGAGTGCGAACCTCGCGAAGATGCCGCACCTGCTCGTTGCCGGTTCGACCGGTTCGGGTAAGTCGAGCTTCGTCAACTCGATGCTGGTGTCGCTGCTCAGCCGTGCCACCCCCGACCAGGTCCGCATGATCCTCATCGACCCGAAGATGGTGGAGCTCACCCCGTACGAGGGCATCCCGCACCTGATCACCCCCATCATCACGCAGCCCAAGAAGGCTGCCGCCGCCCTTGCGTGGCTGGTGGAGGAGATGGAGCAGCGCTACCAGGACATGAAGGCCTCGCGGGTGCGTCACATCGACGACTTCAACGCGAAGGTGCGGTCCGGCGAGATCACCACCCCGTTGGGCAGCGAGCGGGTGTACAAGCCGTACCCGTACATCCTCGCCATCGTCGACGAGCTCGCCGACCTGATGATGACCGCACCGCGCGACGTCGAAGAGGCGATCGTGCGCATCACGCAGAAGGCGCGTGCCGCGGGCATCCACCTGGTGCTCGCGACGCAGCGCCCGTCGGTCGACGTCGTCACCGGTCTGATCAAGACCAACGTGCCCTCGCGCCTGGCGTTCGCCACGTCGTCGCTGACCGACTCGCGCGTCATCCTCGACCAGCCGGGTGCGGAGAAGCTCATCGGCATGGGTGACGGTCTGTTTCTGCCGATGGGCGCCAACAAGCCCATCCGCATGCAGGGCGCCTACATCTCCGACGAGGAGATCGCGGCGGTCGTCGACTTCACCAAGGAGCAGGCCGAACCCGAGTACACCGAGGGTGTCACCGCGGCGAAGGCCGGCGAGAAGAAGGACATCGACAGCGACATCGGCAACGACCTCGACGACCTGCTGCAGGCGATCGAACTTGTCGTCTCGAGCCAGTTCGGTTCGACGTCGATGCTCCAGCGGAAGTTGCGCGTCGGCTTCGCCAAGGCCGGTCGTCTCATGGACCTCATGGAGACGCGTGGGGTCGTCGGACCGAGCGAGGGCTCCAAGGCGCGCGAGGTGCTCGTGAAGCCCGAGGACCTCGCCGGGGTCATCGCCTCCATCACCGGCGGCGGCGGAGACGACGACTCAGCCGAGGACTGA
- a CDS encoding TIGR03085 family metal-binding protein produces MTGAQEERAALVETMKKVGPDAPTLCEGWTTRDLLAHLVVRERRPDTGPGIVIPAFAGYTEKVRAGAARRDFDELLAELASGPPIYSPFKLVDRFANLAEMFVHHEDVLRGGADPEGRWTPRTLSPELEAELRGPVTSMAKMTLKKIPARVTLRTTTGEDLVTVGSGKDVVVTGSIGELVLFAFGRRPVAVTFDGDPDAIAAVRESSHGL; encoded by the coding sequence GTGACCGGTGCACAGGAGGAACGAGCGGCTCTCGTCGAGACCATGAAGAAGGTGGGCCCGGACGCGCCCACCCTCTGTGAGGGCTGGACCACCCGCGATCTGTTGGCTCATCTCGTCGTCCGCGAACGACGCCCCGACACCGGGCCCGGCATCGTGATCCCGGCCTTCGCCGGGTACACCGAGAAGGTGCGGGCCGGGGCCGCCCGGCGAGACTTCGACGAGTTGCTCGCCGAACTCGCCTCCGGACCGCCGATCTACTCGCCGTTCAAACTGGTCGACCGGTTCGCCAACCTCGCCGAGATGTTCGTCCACCACGAGGACGTGCTGCGCGGGGGAGCGGATCCGGAGGGTCGCTGGACGCCGCGCACGTTGTCGCCCGAACTCGAGGCCGAGCTGCGCGGTCCGGTCACCTCGATGGCGAAGATGACCCTGAAGAAGATCCCCGCACGCGTCACCCTGCGCACGACCACCGGCGAGGACCTCGTCACCGTCGGCTCCGGCAAGGACGTCGTCGTCACGGGATCGATCGGCGAACTCGTCCTCTTCGCGTTCGGACGCCGCCCCGTGGCGGTCACCTTCGACGGCGATCCGGACGCGATCGCCGCGGTTCGTGAGAGTTCTCACGGCCTGTAG